A part of Acropora palmata chromosome 6, jaAcrPala1.3, whole genome shotgun sequence genomic DNA contains:
- the LOC141884216 gene encoding melatonin receptor type 1C-like, which yields MANASERERSLTLKLEDRGNGAILLESSICAFIVLSAFLGNTLLCLSLYKMKEFQVLRPQNSIYIKSLAVSDLLFGALCMSFSFGALIRGKWVFGNAVCQFQGSLMFISVIASLITMTLIAINRYFKICQPINIYRKVYTGVNVKLSIILTWVVSIALVVALFSFTNRPFRFHPGKCNCFLNYAYKSVHLYTLCAYTALCIVTFPLITFCYFKVYIKVREHFAEIAQSEATKQEESRSFINEARITKMLFVTLVAFLVCWTPSVCVDIFEGFHEYRLPPQVYLFQVMIFACSSAINPVIYGFMRKELRIAYKRILTCRL from the coding sequence ATGGCGAATGCATCAGAAAGAGAAAGGTCGTTAACGCTGAAGTTGGAAGACAGAGGAAACGGTGCCATATTGTTGGAATCAAGTATCTGCGCCTTTATTGTGCTGTCTGCATTTTTGGGTAACACTTTGTTGTGCTTGTCTCTCTACAAGATGAAAGAATTCCAGGTTCTCAGGCCACAGAACTCAATCTACATAAAAAGTCTAGCGGTCAGTGATTTGCTCTTCGGCGCCTTGTGTATGTCCTTCTCCTTTGGAGCTCTGATACGGGGAAAGTGGGTGTTCGGTAATGCCGTTTGCCAGTTTCAAGGAAGTTTAATGTTCATCAGCGTTATTGCTTCGTTAATCACCATGACACTGATTGCAATTAATCGATATTTCAAGATTTGCCAGCCGATAAATATCTACCGAAAAGTGTACACCGGGGTAAATGTTAAGCTGTCCATTATCCTGACGTGGGTCGTCTCCATTGCATTAGTGGTCGCACTCTTTTCGTTTACGAATCGACCGTTTCGGTTCCATCCCGGTAAATGTAATTGCTTTCTTAACTACGCTTACAAAAGCGTACATCTCTACACACTCTGCGCTTATACTGCGTTGTGTATCGTGACGTTTCCGCTAATAACCTTCTGCTACTTCAAAGTTTACATAAAAGTGCGCGAGCACTTCGCAGAAATCGCGCAGTCTGAGGCCACCAAGCAGGAAGAATCGAGATCATTTATCAACGAAGCCAGGATTACAAAGATGTTGTTTGTCACTCTCGTTGCGTTTCTCGTTTGTTGGACCCCATCAGTTTGCGTCGATATCTTTGAGGGATTTCACGAGTATCGTCTTCCTCCACAAGTTTATCTCTTTCAAGTAATGATTTTTGCCTGCAGCAGTGCGATAAACCCAGTTATTTACGGCTTCATGCGAAAGGAACTTCGTATTGCTTACAAAAGGATTTTAACTTGTAGACTTTAA